One Peptostreptococcus equinus genomic window carries:
- a CDS encoding PBSX family phage terminase large subunit, with protein MISNKKVISLKDVVIPHFYGFWRDRRNTDILYYVLKGGRGSGKSSVLAQGLVMDVVEQPITVLCVRRVANTLMESCYEQLKEAIEQLGLEDKFEYRVSPMKITYKPRGNSIIFRGADDPSKIKSIKVSKYPITRLWVEELAEFKTEDEVSMITNSILRAELPTGLQYKIFFSYNPPKMRQSWVNVKYESAILPANTRVYHSTYLDNHYISKQFVEEAEHIKATKPLKYDWEYLGKAIGLGVIPFDNLEFEEITNEQIANFDNIKQGCDFGYATDPLAFVRMHYDKTRRKLYIFDELYGVKISNRKLADMIKTKKYDTTLTLFDSAEPKSIDELRGYGIKGKKYCSRKKISTYTRYY; from the coding sequence ATGATATCTAACAAAAAGGTTATTAGCCTAAAAGATGTTGTAATACCTCATTTCTATGGGTTTTGGAGAGATAGAAGAAATACAGATATACTCTACTATGTATTAAAAGGTGGTAGAGGGTCTGGTAAGTCATCAGTTCTTGCACAAGGCTTAGTTATGGATGTGGTAGAACAACCTATTACTGTACTATGTGTCCGAAGAGTTGCTAACACTTTAATGGAATCTTGTTATGAACAGCTTAAAGAGGCTATAGAACAGCTAGGGCTTGAAGATAAGTTCGAATACAGGGTAAGCCCAATGAAGATTACCTATAAGCCTAGAGGTAATTCAATAATATTCAGAGGTGCTGATGACCCTAGCAAGATTAAGTCTATCAAAGTAAGTAAGTATCCTATTACAAGGCTATGGGTAGAAGAACTAGCAGAGTTTAAGACGGAAGATGAAGTTAGTATGATAACTAACTCTATTCTTAGAGCAGAGTTGCCTACTGGACTTCAATATAAAATATTCTTTTCGTATAACCCTCCTAAGATGAGGCAATCATGGGTTAATGTGAAGTATGAAAGTGCAATTTTACCTGCAAATACTAGAGTATATCATTCTACTTATTTAGATAATCATTACATATCTAAACAATTTGTTGAAGAAGCAGAACATATTAAAGCTACTAAGCCACTTAAATACGATTGGGAATATTTGGGCAAAGCGATTGGACTTGGTGTCATACCATTTGATAACCTTGAATTTGAAGAGATAACAAATGAGCAAATAGCTAATTTTGACAACATAAAGCAAGGTTGTGACTTTGGCTATGCAACTGACCCGCTAGCTTTTGTTCGTATGCACTATGATAAGACTAGAAGGAAGTTATATATATTTGATGAATTGTATGGTGTAAAAATATCTAATAGAAAATTAGCAGATATGATTAAAACTAAGAAGTATGATACAACCTTAACATTATTTGATAGTGCAGAGCCTAAGTCAATTGATGAGCTTAGAGGGTATGGAATAAAAGGTAAGAAGTATTGTAGTAGGAAAAAGATATCTACATATACAAGATATTACTGA
- a CDS encoding protein phosphatase: MEEDMNIGELLKEVAEENQTRKILEMVEESKDLAEAIEKIKALLNK, translated from the coding sequence ATGGAAGAAGATATGAACATAGGAGAATTACTGAAAGAAGTAGCAGAAGAAAATCAGACGAGAAAGATTTTGGAAATGGTAGAAGAATCAAAAGACTTAGCAGAAGCCATAGAAAAAATAAAAGCTCTACTAAATAAATAG
- a CDS encoding NAD(P)/FAD-dependent oxidoreductase, with amino-acid sequence MNKYDIIIAGAGAGGVFLAYELTKANADAKILMIDKGAQLEKRLCPIKVGKTQTCVKCSPCHIMNGYGGAGTLSDGKYNITTQFGGDLHKYVGEPEAMELMEYVDEVLCSMGGADAKLYSTASSDLKTKCLQNDLKLLQAKVRHLGTDRNVRILGKIFDYISNKIDMEYYTTVEDVEKLEDGTFKVITDKGEYQCNDLVMATGRSGSKWMSTICDKFDILQTKNRVDIGVRVELPAEVFKHITDDVYEGKIVYQTKQYNDLVRTFCMNPYGEVVSENTNGIVTVNGHSYSDPALHTENTNFALLVSNQFTEPFRDSNEYGESIARLSNMLGGGVLMQRFGDLVKGRRSSERRMEKCFTRQTLNATAGDLSLVIPKRQLDSIIEMIYALDKIAPGTANEDTLLYGVEVKFYNSKVQVDKNLETSVKNLYAIGDGSGVTHSLSQASASGVYVGRILADKYSK; translated from the coding sequence ATGAATAAGTATGATATTATAATTGCGGGTGCAGGAGCAGGTGGAGTTTTCTTAGCATATGAGCTAACAAAAGCAAATGCAGATGCCAAAATTTTGATGATTGATAAGGGTGCACAGCTAGAAAAACGCCTATGTCCAATAAAAGTAGGCAAAACACAAACTTGTGTTAAATGTTCGCCTTGTCATATAATGAATGGTTATGGAGGGGCAGGTACTTTATCTGATGGTAAATATAATATAACAACGCAATTTGGTGGTGACTTACATAAATATGTCGGTGAACCAGAAGCTATGGAATTAATGGAATATGTTGATGAAGTTTTATGTTCTATGGGAGGAGCAGATGCGAAATTATATTCAACAGCCAGTTCTGATTTAAAGACAAAGTGTCTACAAAATGACCTAAAATTATTACAGGCAAAGGTTAGGCATCTGGGAACAGATAGGAATGTTAGAATACTTGGAAAGATATTCGATTATATTTCAAATAAGATAGATATGGAATATTATACTACAGTTGAAGATGTTGAAAAATTGGAAGATGGAACATTTAAAGTAATAACAGATAAGGGCGAATATCAGTGTAATGATTTAGTAATGGCAACAGGTCGTTCAGGATCTAAATGGATGTCTACAATATGTGACAAATTTGATATTCTTCAGACTAAAAATAGAGTGGATATTGGTGTGCGTGTTGAACTTCCAGCAGAAGTATTTAAGCATATAACTGATGATGTATACGAAGGCAAGATTGTTTATCAGACAAAGCAGTATAATGATTTAGTTAGAACTTTTTGTATGAATCCATATGGAGAAGTTGTATCAGAAAATACAAATGGTATTGTGACTGTAAATGGTCACAGCTATTCAGATCCAGCCTTGCACACAGAAAATACAAATTTTGCTCTACTAGTATCGAATCAGTTTACTGAGCCATTTAGAGATAGCAATGAATATGGAGAGTCAATTGCTAGGTTATCTAATATGCTAGGTGGTGGTGTATTAATGCAGCGTTTTGGAGATTTAGTCAAGGGTAGAAGAAGTAGTGAAAGAAGAATGGAAAAATGTTTTACACGTCAAACTTTAAATGCCACTGCAGGTGATTTGAGTTTGGTAATACCAAAGAGACAATTAGATTCTATAATTGAAATGATATACGCTTTGGATAAGATTGCACCGGGTACAGCAAACGAAGATACATTGTTGTATGGAGTTGAAGTTAAATTCTATAATTCCAAAGTACAAGTTGACAAAAATTTAGAGACATCTGTTAAAAATCTATATGCAATAGGAGATGGTTCAGGTGTTACTCATTCATTGTCTCAGGCATCTGCTTCAGGTGTATATGTAGGAAGAATATTAGCAGATAAATATAGTAAATAA
- a CDS encoding GNAT family N-acetyltransferase, with the protein MILKKYNKEYANKILKWANEKEAFYKWTAGILGDYPINEEKFNKVDSIIALTAYEDKNLIGFFTFRYPNKTINELRMGFIIVDPKYRGKGYGKKMIVEGLNYAKKVLHAKKVSLAVFENNIPAYYCYKSAGFVDINIEKIEKYKLDGKELRCRNLEVTL; encoded by the coding sequence ATGATTTTAAAAAAGTACAATAAAGAATATGCCAATAAAATACTCAAATGGGCTAATGAAAAAGAAGCTTTTTATAAATGGACAGCAGGGATATTGGGAGATTATCCTATTAATGAAGAAAAATTCAATAAAGTTGATAGTATAATTGCACTTACAGCATACGAAGATAAAAATTTAATAGGTTTTTTCACATTTAGATATCCAAATAAGACAATAAATGAGCTAAGAATGGGATTTATTATAGTCGACCCTAAATATAGAGGCAAAGGATATGGAAAGAAGATGATTGTTGAGGGTCTAAACTATGCTAAGAAGGTATTACATGCTAAAAAAGTAAGTTTAGCAGTATTTGAGAATAATATACCTGCATATTACTGTTATAAATCTGCAGGCTTTGTTGATATAAACATTGAGAAAATAGAAAAGTATAAATTAGATGGAAAAGAATTAAGGTGTAGAAATTTAGAAGTTACCTTGTAA
- a CDS encoding nitroreductase family protein has translation MKHIINIDKASCISCKQCIKDCPESNIILNANKKAELLSQECIKCGHCSAICPVDAISISGFYEPAHILENLRRVNPDELLESIISRRTVRQFKDDAIDKNIIEKIIEAGRWSPTAKNMDDVRYIVLDKEKRYIEDISLSVFKKLQKLLKISGNKYGKMEIDENFFFKKAPIVICIVAKNEVNGVIASSNMALIAEAMDLGVLYSGFFTFATRVSKKLKRVLKLGKNEKVMATLVIGYPDVKYKKSVQKKKADINYM, from the coding sequence ATGAAACATATAATAAATATAGATAAAGCAAGTTGTATATCATGCAAACAGTGTATAAAAGACTGTCCAGAATCAAATATTATATTGAATGCCAATAAAAAAGCAGAATTATTAAGCCAAGAATGCATTAAATGTGGACATTGTAGTGCAATATGTCCAGTAGATGCAATAAGTATCAGCGGATTTTATGAGCCAGCTCATATACTGGAAAATCTTCGTAGAGTTAATCCAGATGAACTATTGGAATCTATAATTTCAAGGAGAACAGTTAGACAGTTTAAGGATGATGCAATTGATAAAAATATAATCGAAAAAATAATTGAGGCAGGAAGATGGTCTCCTACCGCTAAAAACATGGATGATGTACGCTACATAGTACTAGACAAAGAAAAAAGGTATATAGAGGATATTTCTCTATCTGTATTTAAAAAATTACAAAAGTTATTAAAAATTTCGGGCAATAAATATGGAAAAATGGAAATAGATGAAAATTTCTTTTTTAAAAAGGCTCCTATAGTTATTTGTATAGTAGCAAAAAACGAAGTTAATGGAGTAATAGCATCTTCAAATATGGCATTAATCGCAGAAGCAATGGACTTAGGTGTATTGTATAGTGGATTTTTTACTTTTGCAACGCGTGTATCTAAGAAATTGAAAAGAGTGTTAAAACTTGGCAAAAATGAAAAGGTAATGGCTACTTTAGTAATAGGATATCCAGATGTAAAATATAAAAAAAGTGTACAAAAGAAAAAAGCAGATATAAATTATATGTAA
- a CDS encoding YbgA family protein translates to MGKDKLLNLEEFENKEVRKRCQKLWASNKYLVLSKSQNIYKEIREYLKNDNLDIEYLNVLTEKAINMDEDKGQVINAFEHIWGYFKKDAKKYELEKFRNLITMYRSGKIDKEYIISYINELLYKYPKKYLLNSNFLIY, encoded by the coding sequence ATGGGTAAAGATAAGCTACTCAATCTAGAGGAATTTGAAAATAAAGAAGTTAGAAAAAGATGTCAAAAACTTTGGGCAAGTAATAAATATTTAGTTCTAAGTAAATCGCAAAATATTTATAAAGAAATTAGAGAATATCTTAAAAATGATAATTTAGATATAGAATATTTGAATGTACTAACAGAAAAAGCTATAAATATGGATGAGGATAAGGGGCAAGTGATTAACGCATTTGAGCATATATGGGGCTATTTTAAGAAAGATGCTAAGAAATATGAGTTAGAAAAATTCAGAAATTTAATTACAATGTATAGGTCAGGAAAAATTGATAAAGAGTACATAATATCTTATATTAACGAACTTTTATATAAATATCCTAAAAAATATCTGTTAAATTCCAATTTTCTTATTTACTAA
- a CDS encoding endonuclease/exonuclease/phosphatase family protein, whose product MSTRKKNFRGLRLWQKSLIVLVGIVAIIAISFAILIGYLHFTEFKPNKEMRLDINSKYNIQSIEMNKNLKVMTWNIGYGGLDKNTDFFMDGGKNVKAISKNSVKSNLYGISKEINNINPDFALLQEVDRNSSRSYGIDNLKEIKNNSNTWDYDSTFAYNYKVKYIPYPMPPLGKVNSGINTLSKYKIKDATRVKLPNPFTWPTRLANLKRCISINRIPIKSSDKELVLINLHLEAYDSGEGKKAQTAMLKEYLNKEIKKGNYVIAGGDFNQTFSDVNVSHFKKLKNVWQPPLLEQKEFDNNWEFLMDAKEPTCRSLDKPLSSLDPQKFQFYAIDGFIISKNIEINKLETKNLKFKNSDHNPVILDFKLK is encoded by the coding sequence ATGAGTACAAGAAAAAAAAATTTTAGAGGTTTAAGGCTGTGGCAAAAGTCTCTAATTGTGCTAGTTGGTATTGTCGCAATTATTGCTATTAGTTTTGCAATATTAATTGGATATTTACACTTTACAGAATTTAAACCTAACAAAGAAATGAGACTTGATATAAATTCAAAGTATAATATTCAGTCCATAGAAATGAACAAAAATCTAAAAGTTATGACATGGAATATAGGATATGGCGGATTAGATAAAAATACTGATTTTTTCATGGATGGCGGTAAAAATGTAAAAGCTATTAGTAAAAATTCTGTAAAATCAAATCTTTATGGAATTTCAAAAGAAATAAATAACATTAATCCAGATTTTGCACTCTTACAAGAAGTTGATAGAAACTCCTCAAGATCTTATGGCATAGATAATTTAAAGGAGATAAAAAATAATTCTAATACTTGGGATTATGATAGCACTTTTGCATATAATTACAAAGTAAAGTACATACCTTATCCTATGCCACCACTAGGCAAGGTTAATAGCGGTATAAATACTCTTAGTAAATATAAAATTAAAGATGCAACACGAGTTAAACTTCCTAACCCTTTTACTTGGCCAACTAGGCTTGCAAATTTAAAGAGATGTATAAGTATTAATAGAATACCTATTAAATCCAGTGATAAAGAATTAGTACTTATAAATCTACATCTAGAAGCTTATGATTCTGGAGAAGGAAAAAAAGCACAGACTGCCATGCTAAAAGAATATTTAAATAAAGAAATAAAAAAGGGAAATTATGTAATAGCTGGTGGAGATTTTAATCAAACATTTTCAGATGTCAACGTATCACACTTCAAAAAATTGAAAAATGTTTGGCAGCCACCATTGCTTGAACAAAAAGAATTTGACAACAATTGGGAATTCCTAATGGATGCAAAAGAGCCAACTTGCAGAAGTCTTGATAAACCATTATCAAGCTTGGACCCTCAAAAATTCCAATTTTATGCAATAGATGGATTTATAATATCGAAAAATATAGAAATTAACAAATTAGAAACTAAAAATCTCAAATTCAAAAACTCTGATCATAATCCTGTAATATTGGATTTTAAATTAAAATAA
- a CDS encoding TetR/AcrR family transcriptional regulator, with protein MCAAKRLTETERKKKIMNSASKVIIEKGLEKTTMEDIIAGTTLSKGGVYHYYKSVIEIFKDIMLYGIEYRNEIIKEHLYESKEIVTNEFMAKQRF; from the coding sequence ATGTGTGCTGCAAAAAGATTAACAGAAACAGAAAGAAAAAAAAAAATAATGAATTCTGCCTCAAAAGTTATTATTGAAAAGGGTCTTGAAAAAACAACGATGGAAGATATTATTGCAGGGACTACCTTATCTAAGGGCGGTGTCTATCATTATTACAAAAGTGTTATAGAAATCTTTAAAGATATAATGCTTTATGGAATTGAATACAGGAATGAAATTATAAAAGAACATTTGTATGAATCTAAAGAGATTGTAACAAATGAGTTTATGGCAAAACAAAGGTTTTAG
- a CDS encoding alpha-keto acid decarboxylase family protein, protein MKITIGDFIIKRLEEIGINHIIGVPGDYTLQFLEQIRKNGSIEFVGASNELNAAYAADGYARVNGISALSLTYGVGDLGGILGVAGSYAEHVPVIVISGAPPLYAIEHNFRVHHSLGDGNFTNMRHTYEEFTIDSSMITPDNAEEEIDRLIRLAMVHKRPVNIQVPSNISYLEIEVEDGPLKIKEPVSDSERLKSLTDQIIALYKKSIKPHVLIDLDIDRLEIKDKILELIENAQIPFAAMSTGKAILDENHPLYIGIYKGNESEEGVQEAIEHSDFLLTVSPRFIEWNSGTYSQNLPLESLVRLDLNHTFVRDQCYEAVYIKDIINVLLEKIEKNPDKKNLNDRKVEEFKVEKSKKLNQESFWKQVHPFLQEGDLIYGETGSSLKALGAMLMPKDATFISSQIWGAIGYLLPALFGSLLARPNRRQLLFIGDGSFQVTAQSLSRILYNNLNPIIFIINNDGYTIERYIMGMKADYSVLPRWKYSKLPDVLVEKNKMKTYNVHTQGELAKALEAAQDISNGILIEVHLHPEDAPEPLKVFGPEVAKFNFGPRGPKNEKPEFNPDDDNISNREDGKYAKEKDKSNEKEKKDKKFEKKYKQNKKGTGKKGNKKTEKKRKK, encoded by the coding sequence ATGAAAATTACAATAGGAGATTTTATAATTAAAAGATTGGAAGAAATCGGTATAAACCATATAATAGGTGTCCCTGGTGATTATACCCTACAATTTTTAGAGCAAATAAGAAAAAATGGATCCATAGAATTTGTAGGTGCATCTAATGAATTAAATGCAGCCTATGCTGCTGATGGATATGCTAGAGTAAACGGTATTTCTGCTCTATCTTTAACGTATGGTGTAGGTGATTTAGGCGGTATATTAGGTGTTGCTGGATCTTATGCAGAGCATGTTCCAGTAATAGTTATTTCCGGTGCCCCTCCTCTTTATGCAATTGAGCATAATTTTAGAGTACACCATAGCTTAGGAGATGGTAATTTCACTAATATGAGACATACATATGAAGAATTTACTATTGATTCTTCAATGATTACTCCCGATAATGCTGAAGAAGAAATAGATAGATTAATAAGACTCGCTATGGTTCATAAAAGACCTGTAAATATTCAAGTACCTTCCAACATATCATATTTAGAAATTGAAGTTGAAGATGGTCCATTGAAAATAAAAGAACCTGTTAGTGATTCAGAGAGACTGAAATCTCTTACAGATCAAATAATAGCTTTATATAAGAAATCTATAAAACCTCATGTACTAATAGATTTAGACATTGATAGATTAGAGATTAAAGATAAAATATTAGAATTAATAGAAAATGCACAGATACCATTTGCGGCAATGTCAACAGGTAAGGCTATACTTGATGAGAACCATCCTCTTTACATAGGTATATACAAGGGAAATGAATCAGAAGAGGGTGTCCAAGAAGCTATAGAACATTCAGATTTTTTACTTACAGTTTCTCCAAGATTCATAGAATGGAATTCTGGTACATATAGTCAAAATCTACCACTAGAAAGTTTAGTAAGACTTGACCTTAATCATACATTTGTACGTGATCAATGTTATGAGGCAGTCTATATTAAAGACATAATAAATGTTTTATTAGAAAAAATAGAAAAAAATCCAGATAAGAAAAATTTAAATGATAGAAAAGTTGAAGAGTTCAAAGTAGAAAAATCTAAAAAATTAAATCAAGAAAGTTTTTGGAAACAAGTTCATCCTTTCTTACAAGAAGGAGATTTAATTTATGGTGAAACTGGTTCTTCACTTAAAGCTCTAGGTGCAATGTTAATGCCAAAAGATGCTACTTTTATATCTTCACAAATATGGGGTGCTATAGGATATTTATTGCCAGCTTTATTCGGAAGTTTATTAGCAAGACCAAATAGAAGACAATTATTGTTTATTGGTGATGGCTCATTCCAAGTAACAGCTCAATCTCTATCTAGAATATTATACAATAATCTAAATCCTATAATTTTTATTATAAATAACGATGGATATACAATAGAAAGATATATAATGGGCATGAAGGCTGATTATAGTGTACTCCCAAGATGGAAATATTCAAAACTTCCTGATGTATTAGTTGAAAAAAATAAAATGAAAACATACAACGTACATACACAGGGGGAATTAGCAAAAGCTCTAGAAGCTGCACAAGATATAAGTAATGGTATATTAATAGAAGTTCACCTTCATCCTGAAGATGCTCCAGAGCCACTAAAAGTATTTGGACCAGAAGTCGCAAAATTTAACTTTGGTCCTAGAGGCCCAAAAAATGAAAAGCCAGAATTTAACCCAGATGACGATAATATAAGTAATAGAGAGGATGGTAAATATGCTAAAGAAAAAGATAAATCTAATGAAAAAGAAAAGAAAGATAAAAAATTTGAAAAAAAGTATAAACAGAATAAGAAAGGAACAGGAAAAAAAGGAAATAAAAAAACAGAAAAGAAAAGAAAAAAATAG
- a CDS encoding ORF6N domain-containing protein — translation MSNLVKINNQEITLKEWKGQRVVTFADIDYVHGRPKGTAKRNFSENKKHFIEGEDYILATVENTKKYEIRSFKIPPRGLILLTETGYLMLVKSFTDDLAWTVQRALVNNYFKSEKQIVPTSKSTEYKPTVKRYGADLVLVTKDLAEMLETSVENICSIVKKNDIWCYRLENDSLKKFKRDNPSVPGTINYMFAFNKEMTIGLLKHIRHSKESLEKIETYFNVTGLSDYDKLKLIELAKDIQNVSNNRGYNTPYANMLNIVASKIYVDCGFLSDVTDDISINTSVGTCTYQKLINFRGNLKRKLI, via the coding sequence ATGAGTAATTTAGTAAAAATTAATAATCAAGAAATAACATTAAAAGAGTGGAAAGGTCAAAGGGTAGTTACATTTGCAGATATTGACTATGTACACGGGAGACCAAAAGGGACAGCTAAAAGAAATTTTAGCGAAAATAAGAAACATTTTATCGAAGGTGAAGATTATATACTTGCAACAGTTGAAAATACTAAAAAGTACGAAATTCGTTCCTTTAAAATTCCACCAAGAGGATTAATTTTATTGACAGAAACAGGATATTTAATGTTGGTAAAATCATTTACTGATGATTTAGCTTGGACAGTACAAAGAGCATTGGTTAATAATTACTTTAAATCTGAAAAACAGATAGTACCAACTAGTAAATCAACAGAATATAAACCTACTGTAAAAAGATATGGTGCTGATTTAGTGTTGGTTACTAAAGACTTAGCAGAAATGTTAGAAACATCTGTGGAAAATATATGTAGTATAGTAAAGAAAAATGATATTTGGTGTTACAGGTTAGAAAATGATTCATTAAAGAAGTTTAAGAGGGATAACCCAAGCGTACCTGGTACAATAAATTATATGTTTGCATTCAACAAAGAAATGACAATAGGGTTATTGAAACATATTAGACACTCTAAAGAATCATTAGAGAAGATAGAGACATATTTTAATGTAACTGGTCTTAGTGACTACGATAAGTTAAAGTTAATAGAATTAGCTAAGGATATACAGAATGTATCAAATAATAGGGGATATAATACACCTTATGCCAACATGCTTAACATAGTAGCAAGTAAAATATATGTCGATTGTGGTTTCTTAAGTGATGTTACGGATGATATAAGTATAAATACATCAGTAGGTACTTGCACGTATCAAAAGTTAATTAATTTCAGAGGTAATTTAAAAAGAAAACTCATTTAA
- a CDS encoding NAD(P)/FAD-dependent oxidoreductase — MKLHTGSLYWPQVTNVKKIKSKNIIDANKNDVLIVGGGISGAISAYRLSKAGFKVTLIEKNKIAMGSSAASTGLIQYMSDKGVVYYIETLGYEQGKRFYDLSMRAIQTLLDLDNEIDNLDQDTFLVKESLILATEKNKLEPVKKESEKQDELGYGAKFYDREMLKKQGIDAYGGLCAYPDIALNPYGFVYRLISTAIEKYGLHVMENTEFIDIKDYQSINENQDDLYQLVRIKNQEKIIKCKFKKILFATGYNPPEIFNDKLNNLNINKTYVAVSEKNINLEKSTDYLLWEVKEPYTYFRHTFEGSLMTGGLDEEDSNIKNGDEKKNTNKLVRLTKEMLIDKDLQVNIQYQYAALFGESKDNLPYMGIDPDNKNIMVICGAGGNGTVYSTIGSDICLDWVKGENIDEYKMFSLAR; from the coding sequence ATGAAATTGCATACTGGTTCATTATATTGGCCACAAGTTACAAATGTTAAAAAAATAAAAAGTAAAAATATTATTGATGCAAATAAAAATGATGTTTTGATTGTGGGAGGAGGTATATCGGGAGCAATTTCGGCATATAGACTTTCAAAAGCAGGTTTCAAGGTTACATTAATTGAAAAAAATAAGATTGCTATGGGTTCTTCAGCAGCAAGCACTGGGCTAATACAATATATGAGCGATAAGGGTGTAGTATATTATATTGAGACTTTAGGTTATGAACAAGGTAAGAGGTTTTATGATTTGTCTATGAGGGCAATTCAAACTTTACTTGATTTAGATAATGAAATAGATAATTTAGATCAAGATACTTTTCTAGTAAAAGAAAGTTTAATATTGGCTACCGAAAAGAATAAACTAGAACCAGTAAAAAAAGAGAGTGAAAAGCAAGATGAATTAGGATATGGAGCAAAATTTTACGATAGAGAAATGCTTAAAAAACAGGGGATTGATGCCTATGGCGGGCTTTGTGCTTATCCAGATATAGCACTAAATCCATATGGTTTTGTATATAGATTAATAAGCACTGCAATTGAAAAATATGGACTTCATGTAATGGAAAATACAGAATTTATTGATATAAAAGACTATCAAAGTATAAATGAAAATCAAGATGACCTATACCAATTAGTTAGGATAAAAAATCAAGAAAAAATAATAAAATGCAAATTTAAAAAGATACTGTTTGCAACTGGATATAATCCACCAGAAATATTTAATGATAAGCTTAATAATTTGAATATTAATAAAACATATGTTGCTGTGTCAGAAAAAAATATTAATTTAGAGAAGTCAACCGATTATTTGTTATGGGAAGTAAAAGAACCATATACATATTTTAGACATACTTTTGAAGGATCTCTAATGACAGGTGGACTTGATGAAGAAGATAGTAATATAAAAAATGGTGATGAAAAGAAAAATACCAATAAATTAGTAAGATTAACCAAAGAAATGTTAATAGATAAAGATTTACAAGTAAACATTCAATATCAATACGCAGCTCTTTTTGGCGAAAGTAAAGATAATTTACCCTATATGGGAATAGATCCAGACAATAAAAATATAATGGTTATTTGTGGAGCAGGCGGAAATGGAACAGTTTATTCTACAATAGGATCTGATATTTGTCTTGACTGGGTAAAGGGAGAAAATATCGATGAATATAAAATGTTTTCTTTAGCTAGATAA
- a CDS encoding type I restriction endonuclease subunit R, EcoR124 family: MGEFEIELLKTDEINLDYILALILEKSKEHDIIESLVVLLSYDLVEHKHQKYEKLYKK, translated from the coding sequence ATGGGAGAGTTTGAAATTGAGCTTTTGAAGACAGACGAAATTAATTTAGATTATATACTAGCTTTAATATTAGAGAAATCAAAAGAGCATGATATTATAGAAAGCTTAGTGGTTCTTTTGTCATATGATCTAGTAGAACATAAGCACCAAAAATATGAAAAACTGTATAAAAAATAA
- a CDS encoding type II toxin-antitoxin system PemK/MazF family toxin, with protein sequence MGIEIYGVYLVDFKQNVGGEISGKHYALVLSKIASKDKTLLVAPITSKKTGTKYRGGLTIDCTKYQTNPTYNKAFIKVRKIREVDKSRVIKKQIYKLDSDDIKRFEEYFKYFFRLE encoded by the coding sequence ATGGGTATAGAAATTTATGGAGTTTATTTAGTTGACTTTAAACAAAATGTTGGAGGTGAAATTTCTGGGAAACATTATGCTTTAGTTTTAAGTAAAATAGCCTCGAAAGATAAAACATTATTAGTTGCACCTATAACAAGTAAAAAAACGGGCACAAAGTATAGAGGTGGACTGACTATAGATTGTACTAAGTATCAAACTAACCCTACCTATAACAAGGCATTTATTAAAGTACGTAAAATAAGAGAAGTAGATAAAAGTAGAGTTATAAAAAAACAGATATATAAATTGGATAGTGATGATATTAAAAGATTTGAAGAATACTTTAAATATTTTTTTAGATTAGAATAA